From the genome of Streptomyces sp. NBC_01317, one region includes:
- a CDS encoding SAM-dependent methyltransferase, which translates to MTDPDPPPVDTFDDLDTTRPHAARMYDYFLRGKDYYEVDRKAAARVEAIAPGARTAAATNRRFMHRATRWLAGEAGVRQFLDIGTGIPTSPNLHQVAQETAPDARVVYVDNDPVVLRHAEALMHSTPEGRTAFVHADFRDPRSIIESPRLRDTLDLTRPVALSLNALLHFVPDDERPYDSVRFLLDALPSGSYLGLSHCTPDFDPEMWVKILGVYHGSGIPGQVRSRDEILRFFDGLDLVEPGVEVPHRWRPEGELPEGTTDGAVSLYAGLARKP; encoded by the coding sequence ATGACGGACCCCGACCCGCCCCCGGTCGACACCTTCGACGACCTCGACACCACACGCCCGCATGCCGCGCGCATGTACGACTACTTCCTCCGGGGCAAGGACTACTACGAGGTCGACCGGAAGGCCGCGGCGCGGGTGGAAGCGATCGCCCCCGGCGCCAGGACGGCCGCCGCGACCAACCGGCGGTTCATGCACCGGGCGACCCGCTGGCTGGCGGGGGAGGCGGGCGTCCGGCAGTTCCTGGACATCGGTACGGGCATCCCCACCAGCCCCAACCTCCATCAGGTCGCCCAGGAGACCGCCCCGGACGCGCGCGTCGTCTACGTCGACAACGACCCGGTCGTGCTGCGGCACGCCGAGGCCCTGATGCACAGCACCCCCGAGGGCCGTACCGCCTTCGTGCACGCCGACTTCCGGGATCCGCGGAGCATCATCGAGTCGCCGCGGCTGCGCGACACGCTCGACCTGACCCGCCCGGTCGCGCTGTCGCTCAACGCGCTGCTGCACTTCGTCCCCGACGACGAACGGCCGTACGACTCCGTACGGTTCCTGCTCGACGCGCTGCCCTCCGGCAGCTACCTCGGCCTCTCCCACTGCACCCCGGACTTCGATCCGGAGATGTGGGTGAAGATCCTCGGCGTCTACCACGGCAGCGGAATCCCCGGCCAGGTGCGCTCGCGCGACGAGATCCTGCGTTTCTTCGACGGCCTCGACCTGGTCGAGCCGGGGGTGGAGGTCCCGCACCGCTGGCGTCCGGAGGGCGAGCTTCCGGAGGGCACCACCGACGGTGCGGTCTCCCTCTACGCGGGGTTGGCCCGCAAGCCCTGA
- a CDS encoding GNAT family N-acetyltransferase, giving the protein MGQFEIAGASADDIRALVAWSADEGWNPGDSDGQAFFPTDPDGFLFGRLDGEPVASISAVRYGTDFGFIGFYIARPSVRGQGYGIQVWRAGMARLAGRNVGLDGVLDQQDNYRASGFRRAWNNIRYEGVPSSGGSGGERADGITLRDARTVPFGQLAAYDRRFFPAPRPGFLASWVGLPDRTALVAIRDGELAGFAVVRACHGASRVGPLYASSQEVAAALVGGLSATSPGAPVAIDVPDINAPSVELMERLGLSPSFEAARMYTGPDPDVDLAGLFAVTTLELG; this is encoded by the coding sequence GTGGGACAGTTCGAGATCGCCGGTGCGAGCGCCGACGACATCAGGGCGCTCGTCGCGTGGTCGGCCGACGAGGGATGGAATCCGGGGGACTCCGACGGGCAGGCGTTCTTCCCCACGGATCCGGACGGATTCCTCTTCGGGCGGCTGGACGGTGAGCCGGTGGCCTCGATCTCCGCCGTGCGCTACGGGACGGACTTCGGCTTCATCGGGTTCTACATCGCCCGGCCCTCCGTACGGGGGCAGGGGTACGGAATCCAGGTGTGGCGCGCGGGCATGGCGCGCCTGGCCGGGCGGAACGTCGGGCTCGACGGGGTGCTCGACCAGCAGGACAACTACCGTGCGTCCGGCTTCCGCCGGGCCTGGAACAACATCCGGTACGAAGGGGTGCCGTCGAGCGGGGGCAGTGGGGGTGAGCGGGCGGACGGGATCACGCTGCGGGACGCCCGTACCGTACCGTTCGGCCAACTCGCCGCGTACGACCGGCGGTTCTTCCCCGCTCCCCGGCCCGGCTTCCTCGCTTCCTGGGTGGGTCTGCCCGACCGGACCGCGCTGGTCGCGATCCGGGACGGTGAACTGGCCGGCTTCGCCGTCGTGCGCGCCTGCCATGGCGCCTCCCGTGTCGGCCCGCTCTACGCCTCGTCGCAGGAGGTCGCCGCAGCGCTGGTGGGCGGGTTGTCGGCGACCTCCCCGGGCGCGCCGGTGGCGATCGATGTCCCGGACATCAACGCGCCGTCCGTCGAGTTGATGGAACGGCTGGGGCTGAGCCCGTCGTTCGAGGCGGCGCGGATGTACACCGGTCCTGACCCGGACGTGGATCTGGCCGGACTCTTCGCCGTCACCACTCTCGAACTCGGCTGA
- a CDS encoding pyridoxine/pyridoxamine 5'-phosphate oxidase, whose product MFAGELPAFHPHTAPSDPEQLFVDWLFEAVDAGVREPHAMTLSTVDPEGNPAARVLILKNVDADGWQFAVHAGSPKGRDLAAHGRAALTFYWPQLARQVRVRGPVAAEPPERSAADFLARSPEARAEALLGLQSGPLTDLAARDAATGASLERVEREPGLVTPEWTLYSLHAEEVEFWQGDRQRNHTRLQYTRRGEGEGEGDGWAKQLLWP is encoded by the coding sequence GTGTTCGCCGGTGAACTCCCCGCCTTCCACCCGCACACGGCCCCCTCGGATCCCGAACAGCTCTTCGTGGACTGGCTCTTCGAGGCGGTGGACGCGGGTGTGCGCGAGCCGCACGCGATGACCCTCTCGACCGTCGATCCGGAAGGGAACCCGGCGGCACGGGTGTTGATCCTCAAGAACGTGGACGCGGACGGCTGGCAGTTCGCCGTGCACGCCGGCAGCCCCAAGGGCCGGGACCTGGCCGCCCACGGCCGGGCCGCGCTCACCTTCTACTGGCCCCAACTGGCCCGGCAGGTACGGGTACGGGGCCCGGTGGCCGCCGAGCCGCCCGAGCGGAGCGCCGCCGACTTCCTCGCCCGCTCCCCCGAGGCCCGGGCGGAAGCGCTGCTCGGCCTCCAGAGCGGCCCGTTGACGGATCTCGCGGCCCGCGACGCGGCGACCGGAGCATCCCTGGAACGCGTGGAGCGGGAGCCGGGACTGGTGACGCCGGAGTGGACGCTGTACTCCCTGCACGCGGAAGAGGTCGAGTTCTGGCAGGGAGACCGGCAGCGCAACCACACCCGTCTCCAGTACACCCGACGGGGAGAAGGAGAAGGAGAAGGGGACGGCTGGGCGAAGCAGCTGCTGTGGCCGTGA
- a CDS encoding S10 family serine carboxypeptidase-like protein translates to MGFYPKPQKPDKGEDGTPKTVRSYAGYADVNGPDAAKSHLFYWFFESQTCDPHLEPAEQKQLIDETPLLIWLNGGPGASSSAGLFLENGPLRIADDAAGTISVSPDSWNQEAHVLYWDQPVGTGYSYCETPKTYVQDEDVLSAMFREGLQAFYATYPEYKRCPLYVCGESYAGKYVPAIALEIAEHRTTPISRTSLRTERKPRTSRRWSRPPTSAMRWWTRYWPTGATSTSMTYAAGTTCPRER, encoded by the coding sequence ATCGGCTTCTACCCCAAACCCCAGAAGCCGGACAAGGGGGAGGACGGCACTCCGAAGACGGTCCGCTCCTATGCCGGTTACGCGGACGTCAACGGCCCGGACGCGGCGAAGAGCCACCTGTTCTACTGGTTCTTCGAAAGCCAGACCTGCGACCCCCATCTGGAGCCCGCCGAGCAGAAGCAGCTGATCGACGAGACGCCCCTGCTGATCTGGCTCAACGGCGGCCCCGGCGCTTCCTCCTCGGCGGGACTCTTCCTGGAGAACGGCCCCCTGCGCATCGCGGACGACGCGGCCGGGACCATTTCGGTGAGCCCCGACAGCTGGAACCAGGAAGCGCACGTCCTCTACTGGGACCAGCCCGTCGGCACGGGGTACAGCTACTGCGAAACACCGAAGACGTACGTCCAGGACGAGGACGTCCTCAGCGCCATGTTCCGCGAGGGCCTGCAAGCGTTCTACGCGACGTACCCGGAATACAAGCGCTGCCCCCTGTACGTCTGCGGGGAGAGCTACGCGGGAAAGTACGTGCCGGCGATCGCTCTGGAGATCGCCGAGCACCGTACTACACCAATTTCAAGAACGTCCTTGAGGACGGAGAGAAAACCCAGGACGTCAAGACGCTGGAGCAGGCCACCGACCTCGGCAATGCGCTGGTGGACGCGGTACTGGCCTACGGGGGCAACTTCGACGTCTATGACGTACGCCGCTGGGACGACCTGTCCGCGGGAGCGTTGA
- a CDS encoding discoidin domain-containing protein: MAISRRSVIVSALAGTATAGFGGLPGTLTQAAAAPTASPPGDVVGKVTVGYQGWFACIGDGAPINSWWHYSRNAGQPPSPSNTTLVSWPDMREYTRGYATAYPNLGNGQRATLFSSWDQQTVDTHFRWMRENGCDTAALQRFNPFGGEGPTRDGMAQKVRQSAEAYGRKFYIMYDVTDWTNMQSEIKQDWTNKMKAYTASSAYAVQNGKPVVCIWGFGFSDPGRPFAPAPCKDVVDWFKAQGCYVIGGVPTHWRNGINDSRPGFLDVYHSFDMISPWMVGRITNVSQADQFYRDLNTPDQADCDAHGIDYQPCVIPGDLQSGHRAHGELMWRQFYNLCRVGVQGFYISMFDEFNEGNQIAKTTETSAEVPAGSGIRALNEDGTACSADYYLRLTADGGRMLKGQLALTAVRPTVPFPGGGGPTQPTGDLALNRPASASSVTQNYGAGNAVDGNTSSYWESANNAFPQWIQVDLGAASTVKRVVLSLPPNPAWGSRTQTVAVLGSTNGSDFTTLSAAAGRTFDPASGNTTTVTLATAANARYVRLQFTANTGWPAGQLSGFSVYGS; the protein is encoded by the coding sequence ATGGCCATCTCCAGACGCTCCGTCATCGTGTCCGCACTCGCCGGGACCGCCACCGCCGGCTTCGGCGGTCTGCCGGGCACCCTCACGCAGGCTGCGGCCGCCCCCACGGCCTCCCCGCCGGGAGACGTGGTCGGCAAGGTGACGGTGGGCTACCAGGGCTGGTTCGCCTGCATCGGCGACGGGGCGCCCATCAACAGCTGGTGGCACTACAGCCGGAACGCGGGCCAGCCGCCGTCGCCCAGCAACACCACCCTCGTGTCGTGGCCCGACATGCGGGAGTACACCCGCGGTTACGCGACCGCGTACCCGAACCTCGGCAACGGCCAGCGCGCCACGCTGTTCTCGTCCTGGGACCAGCAGACGGTCGACACCCACTTCCGGTGGATGCGGGAGAACGGCTGCGACACGGCGGCGCTCCAGCGCTTCAACCCGTTCGGGGGTGAGGGCCCGACGCGGGACGGAATGGCCCAGAAGGTACGGCAGTCGGCGGAGGCGTACGGCCGGAAGTTCTACATCATGTACGACGTCACCGACTGGACGAACATGCAGTCGGAGATCAAGCAGGACTGGACGAACAAGATGAAGGCGTACACCGCGTCGAGCGCGTACGCCGTGCAGAACGGCAAGCCCGTCGTCTGCATCTGGGGCTTCGGATTCAGCGACCCGGGGCGGCCGTTCGCGCCCGCGCCCTGCAAGGACGTCGTCGACTGGTTCAAGGCGCAGGGGTGTTACGTGATCGGCGGCGTGCCCACGCACTGGCGCAACGGCATCAACGACTCACGGCCCGGCTTCCTCGACGTGTACCACTCGTTCGACATGATCTCGCCCTGGATGGTCGGGCGGATCACCAACGTCAGCCAGGCCGACCAGTTCTACCGGGACCTCAACACCCCCGACCAGGCGGACTGCGACGCGCATGGCATCGACTACCAGCCCTGCGTCATCCCCGGCGACCTCCAGTCGGGGCACCGCGCGCACGGCGAGTTGATGTGGCGTCAGTTCTACAACCTCTGCCGGGTGGGGGTGCAGGGCTTCTACATCTCGATGTTCGACGAGTTCAACGAGGGCAACCAGATCGCGAAGACCACGGAGACGAGCGCCGAGGTACCGGCCGGGTCCGGGATCCGGGCGCTGAACGAGGACGGCACGGCCTGCTCCGCCGACTACTACCTGCGCCTCACCGCCGATGGCGGGCGCATGCTGAAGGGGCAGCTGGCGCTGACGGCGGTACGGCCCACCGTGCCGTTCCCCGGCGGCGGCGGGCCGACGCAGCCGACCGGCGACCTGGCGCTGAACAGGCCCGCCTCGGCCAGCAGCGTCACGCAGAACTACGGCGCGGGCAACGCCGTCGACGGGAACACTTCGAGCTACTGGGAGAGCGCCAACAACGCCTTCCCGCAGTGGATCCAGGTCGACCTGGGGGCCGCGTCGACGGTCAAGCGTGTGGTGCTCTCGCTGCCGCCGAACCCGGCGTGGGGGAGCCGTACGCAGACCGTGGCCGTGCTGGGATCCACCAACGGCTCGGATTTCACCACCCTTTCGGCGGCGGCGGGCCGCACCTTCGACCCCGCCTCCGGCAACACCACGACGGTGACGCTCGCGACGGCCGCCAACGCCCGTTACGTTCGGCTCCAGTTCACCGCGAACACGGGGTGGCCGGCCGGACAGTTGTCGGGCTTCAGCGTGTACGGCTCGTAG
- a CDS encoding ABC transporter permease — MSALTEPAAGAAGPGGPVSPVGEPATESAPGYRSRHTLPLRVEALRQLKRRRTLVMGAILGLLPFVLIIAFAIGGTPGGDSDGDGGGRLNLMDTATASGANFAATCLFVSAGFLLVVPVALFHGDTVASEASWSSLRYLLAAPVPRARLLWSKLVVALTMSAAAMALLPLVGLAAGTVAYGWGPLELPAGGSLAAGDTVPRLALVVAFIFVSQLVTAALAFWLSTKTDAPLGAVGGAVGLTIIGNVLDAVTALGSWRDFLPAHWQFAWADALQPQLEWGGMLKGTAISVTYAVVLFALAFRGFSRKDVVS; from the coding sequence ATGAGCGCGCTGACCGAACCGGCCGCGGGAGCCGCCGGGCCTGGCGGGCCTGTCAGTCCTGTGGGGGAGCCGGCCACCGAATCGGCCCCCGGCTACCGGTCCCGCCACACGCTGCCGCTGCGCGTCGAAGCGCTGCGCCAGCTCAAGCGGCGGCGCACCCTGGTGATGGGTGCCATCCTCGGCCTCCTTCCGTTTGTCCTGATCATCGCGTTCGCCATCGGGGGCACCCCCGGCGGCGACAGCGACGGGGACGGCGGCGGCCGGCTGAACCTGATGGACACAGCGACCGCCTCCGGCGCCAACTTCGCCGCCACCTGTCTCTTCGTCTCGGCGGGCTTCCTGCTCGTGGTGCCCGTCGCGCTCTTCCACGGCGACACCGTCGCCTCCGAGGCCAGCTGGTCCTCGTTGCGCTATCTCCTCGCCGCGCCCGTGCCCCGGGCCCGGCTGCTCTGGAGCAAGCTCGTGGTCGCGCTGACGATGAGCGCGGCGGCGATGGCGCTGCTCCCGCTGGTCGGCCTGGCGGCGGGCACGGTGGCCTACGGGTGGGGGCCGTTGGAGCTGCCGGCCGGTGGCTCCCTGGCAGCCGGTGACACCGTGCCGAGGCTGGCGCTGGTGGTCGCGTTCATCTTCGTCTCCCAACTGGTCACGGCCGCGCTCGCCTTCTGGCTGTCGACGAAGACCGACGCCCCCCTGGGTGCGGTCGGCGGCGCGGTGGGGCTCACGATCATCGGCAACGTGCTGGACGCCGTGACCGCGCTCGGGTCCTGGCGGGACTTCCTGCCCGCCCACTGGCAGTTCGCCTGGGCCGACGCGCTCCAGCCGCAACTGGAGTGGGGCGGCATGCTCAAGGGCACGGCGATCTCGGTGACGTACGCCGTGGTGCTGTTCGCCCTGGCCTTCCGCGGCTTCTCCCGCAAGGACGTCGTGTCGTAG
- a CDS encoding nucleotide triphosphate diphosphatase NUDT15: MSDQEVFAVETRVVETVGGPLDPVDPGRLLPRLAAEIPPGGRLELTVRTGDLTQELWEDLLVEAGFIVDEIVPVSVLDRGTPVLCRLIRARRRLAPPRPRVTSRPRAAAPPRAHAMIGVGVIVRNRSGRILLGLHHGGTWELPGGRLEPGEAVATAAVRELREETGLRAREQDVTVFAMLHDETAGLTRVTMAAVVTAYEGVPFAAEPELIAEWRWVRTDELPSPLFVPSAQILTTWRPELDVDHPPVHRLALALAGERGGEPGQGTRPRRAVQRDQGLRANPA; the protein is encoded by the coding sequence ATGAGTGATCAGGAAGTATTCGCGGTCGAGACGCGTGTGGTCGAGACGGTCGGCGGACCTCTCGACCCCGTCGACCCGGGCCGGCTCCTCCCCCGCCTCGCCGCCGAGATCCCTCCGGGCGGGCGGCTGGAGCTGACCGTACGGACCGGGGATCTCACCCAGGAGTTGTGGGAGGACCTCCTGGTCGAGGCCGGCTTCATCGTCGACGAGATCGTCCCGGTCAGCGTCCTGGACCGGGGAACTCCGGTTCTCTGCCGACTGATCCGCGCACGCCGGCGCCTCGCGCCCCCGCGCCCGCGCGTCACCAGCCGGCCGCGCGCCGCGGCGCCGCCCCGGGCGCACGCCATGATCGGTGTCGGCGTGATCGTGCGGAACCGGTCCGGCCGTATCCTCCTCGGCCTGCACCACGGCGGGACGTGGGAGCTGCCGGGCGGCAGGCTGGAGCCCGGCGAGGCCGTCGCCACCGCCGCCGTACGCGAACTGCGCGAGGAGACCGGACTCCGCGCCCGGGAACAGGACGTGACCGTGTTCGCGATGCTCCACGACGAGACCGCGGGCCTCACGCGCGTCACCATGGCGGCCGTCGTCACCGCGTACGAGGGTGTCCCCTTCGCGGCGGAGCCGGAGTTGATCGCCGAGTGGCGGTGGGTGCGGACGGACGAGCTGCCCAGCCCGCTCTTCGTACCGTCCGCACAGATCCTCACCACCTGGCGGCCGGAACTCGACGTGGACCACCCACCGGTCCACCGCCTGGCCCTCGCCCTCGCCGGCGAGCGCGGCGGAGAGCCAGGACAAGGCACCCGGCCGCGCAGAGCCGTCCAGCGGGATCAGGGCTTGCGGGCCAACCCCGCGTAG
- a CDS encoding DUF397 domain-containing protein — translation MMRDIFNGMPADSLGDEGWERPWSGPNGGSCVEAKRVDGGRVAVRQSSDPTGPALICTVAAMAGFVEGAKNGLADFLL, via the coding sequence ATGATGCGGGACATATTCAACGGCATGCCGGCCGACTCACTGGGGGACGAGGGTTGGGAGCGGCCCTGGAGCGGTCCCAACGGGGGCAGTTGCGTGGAGGCCAAGCGGGTGGACGGCGGGCGCGTCGCGGTCCGTCAGTCCTCGGACCCCACGGGTCCCGCCCTGATCTGCACCGTCGCCGCCATGGCGGGTTTTGTCGAAGGGGCGAAGAACGGCCTCGCCGACTTCCTGCTCTGA
- a CDS encoding DNA-binding response regulator yields MTATLTALVRSARREFLIFDDPGSCLGQGIPEQFLDFADSCVRAAGERLPQGGGPGGRAGGRSGGRAPARAPAITVRRIVPRQGLAGLPLPTPWPLPGRARQTDSIPFKMILVDRAVAAVPLDLQLHYNGVLLIRDPVIVQALVRTHQLWWETGEELPTDPLSVSAPGVLPESLRPVLEALLAGLTDEAAATRLGMSGRTYSRRVCDLLTALGTTSRFRAGAEAARRGWI; encoded by the coding sequence GTGACGGCCACGCTCACGGCGTTGGTGCGGTCGGCCCGCCGGGAGTTCCTGATCTTCGACGATCCGGGGAGCTGTCTGGGGCAGGGGATTCCCGAGCAGTTCCTCGATTTCGCCGACTCCTGCGTACGGGCGGCGGGCGAGCGGCTCCCGCAGGGCGGCGGGCCCGGCGGAAGGGCCGGAGGCAGGTCCGGGGGCCGCGCGCCGGCGCGGGCTCCCGCGATCACCGTGCGGCGGATCGTGCCGAGGCAGGGCCTGGCGGGGCTGCCGTTGCCGACGCCGTGGCCGCTGCCGGGGCGGGCCAGACAGACGGACTCCATCCCGTTCAAGATGATCCTGGTGGACCGCGCGGTGGCCGCCGTCCCCCTCGATCTCCAACTGCACTACAACGGCGTGCTGCTGATCCGTGACCCCGTGATCGTCCAGGCCCTGGTCCGTACGCACCAGCTGTGGTGGGAGACCGGTGAGGAACTGCCCACCGACCCGCTCTCGGTGTCGGCCCCGGGTGTGCTGCCCGAGTCGTTACGGCCGGTGCTGGAGGCCCTCCTGGCGGGCCTCACGGACGAGGCGGCGGCAACCCGGCTGGGCATGTCGGGCCGTACGTACAGCAGGCGGGTGTGCGACCTGCTCACCGCCCTCGGCACGACGAGCCGCTTCCGGGCGGGCGCGGAAGCGGCTCGTCGGGGGTGGATCTGA
- a CDS encoding helix-turn-helix domain-containing protein, with translation MSDSRTGTAPTVLRMLLGKRLGALREKARVSREAAAEILDVTPLTVRRMENSEVGLKLPYVRLLLAAYGVVAAEAEEFVELVKAANKPGWWHRYRDALPSWFSAYVSLEDEARLIRTYEPHYVPGLLQTEEYARAVLSAGVHRNPTELERRVALRAKRQQLLTKADAPILWILMEEAVLRRPVGGVDVMRGQIDRLIELASRPNVTLQIMPFSIGPHLGAFGPFHLFRFDLPDLPDIVYTENLTGAVYMDQRPDVAAYLEVLDNMAVRASGVDGTRDFLQGIRKEF, from the coding sequence GTGAGTGACTCCCGTACGGGAACCGCTCCCACGGTCCTGCGTATGCTTCTCGGTAAGCGACTCGGTGCTCTGCGTGAGAAAGCCCGGGTGTCCCGCGAGGCGGCGGCCGAAATCCTGGACGTGACCCCACTCACCGTCCGGCGGATGGAAAATTCCGAAGTGGGCCTCAAACTCCCCTATGTCCGACTGCTCCTGGCGGCGTACGGAGTGGTGGCGGCGGAGGCCGAGGAATTTGTCGAGCTGGTCAAGGCGGCCAACAAGCCCGGGTGGTGGCACCGTTACCGCGACGCCCTGCCCAGCTGGTTCAGCGCCTACGTCAGCCTGGAGGACGAGGCCCGCCTGATCAGGACGTACGAACCGCACTACGTCCCCGGGCTGTTGCAGACGGAGGAGTATGCCCGCGCCGTGCTGAGCGCCGGTGTGCACCGCAATCCCACCGAGCTGGAACGGCGCGTGGCACTGCGGGCCAAACGCCAGCAGTTGCTCACCAAAGCCGACGCGCCGATTCTCTGGATCCTCATGGAGGAGGCGGTGTTGCGCAGGCCCGTCGGGGGAGTGGACGTCATGCGCGGGCAGATCGACCGGCTGATCGAGTTGGCGTCCCGGCCGAATGTGACGCTCCAGATCATGCCGTTCTCGATCGGTCCGCATCTCGGCGCGTTCGGGCCGTTCCATCTCTTCCGGTTCGATCTCCCCGATCTGCCGGACATCGTCTACACCGAGAATCTCACCGGCGCGGTCTATATGGACCAGCGCCCCGACGTCGCCGCCTATCTGGAAGTCCTGGACAACATGGCGGTCCGGGCCTCCGGCGTGGACGGAACAAGAGACTTTCTCCAAGGAATACGCAAGGAGTTCTGA
- a CDS encoding anthrone oxygenase family protein, with protein MATLLLALSAISTGLFAGYFLIFQTGIMPALGTLTDEQFVPAMRRVNQYVPRPVFLLTFFAIVGFPSAALAVPVDGRSDTQKWLLVAGLVCAVINHLVTIGGNVPLNNQLESSPSPVRAARLAFEGRWNAFHRVRTLFSVAAFVLVVSATLS; from the coding sequence ATGGCCACCTTGCTGCTCGCGCTCTCCGCGATATCCACCGGTCTGTTCGCGGGCTACTTCCTGATCTTCCAGACCGGCATCATGCCCGCCCTGGGCACGCTGACGGACGAGCAGTTCGTCCCCGCCATGCGCCGGGTCAACCAGTACGTGCCGCGCCCGGTCTTCCTGCTGACCTTCTTCGCCATCGTGGGCTTCCCGTCGGCGGCGCTGGCCGTCCCCGTCGACGGCCGCTCGGACACACAGAAGTGGCTGCTGGTGGCCGGACTGGTGTGCGCGGTGATCAATCACCTGGTGACCATCGGCGGCAACGTACCGCTCAACAACCAGCTGGAGTCGTCCCCGTCGCCGGTCCGTGCGGCGCGCCTCGCCTTCGAGGGGCGCTGGAACGCGTTCCACCGCGTCCGCACGCTGTTCTCCGTGGCCGCTTTCGTCCTCGTGGTCAGCGCGACGCTCTCCTGA
- a CDS encoding aminoglycoside phosphotransferase family protein → MSHTKTLPPPLRAWAERSVGPLGAVHDASHPRADSRVWDIADAQGRRFFVKQSPTPKFYERETFGYQSAVPALGFGGAPRLVASDARNLALLLTAVPGTPLSLLTLTATAHRSAHRQFGALLRRLHGSDRMPGAGRRAAEEAAEHAATTGVEKHLVRAGALLTDHRRALVRRAAEHLLQLTDRLVPAHIHGDAQERNALWTGAGAGTGAGSGRLAVIDFERSRYAPAVQDFVRLACGPWQDRPDLRDAFFHGYGRTLTDAERQALTCLAALDAVSGLAYGPAHGDHEVTERGTRTLERLERGLFV, encoded by the coding sequence ATGAGCCACACCAAGACACTTCCGCCGCCCCTGCGGGCGTGGGCGGAACGCTCCGTCGGCCCCCTCGGAGCCGTACACGACGCGTCGCACCCCCGCGCGGACTCGCGGGTGTGGGACATCGCCGACGCCCAGGGCCGGCGCTTCTTCGTCAAGCAGTCGCCGACCCCGAAGTTCTACGAGCGCGAGACGTTCGGGTACCAGTCGGCCGTGCCCGCGCTCGGCTTCGGCGGGGCGCCCCGGCTCGTGGCCAGCGACGCCCGCAATCTGGCGCTGCTCCTGACCGCCGTACCGGGCACCCCGCTCTCCCTGCTCACCCTCACCGCCACCGCGCACCGGTCGGCACACCGGCAGTTCGGGGCCCTCCTGCGGCGGCTGCACGGCAGCGACAGGATGCCGGGCGCGGGCCGCAGGGCGGCGGAGGAGGCGGCGGAGCACGCGGCGACCACGGGGGTCGAGAAGCATCTCGTACGGGCCGGGGCCCTGCTGACCGACCACCGGAGGGCGCTCGTACGGCGCGCGGCCGAGCATCTCCTCCAGCTGACGGACCGGCTCGTACCGGCCCACATCCACGGCGACGCGCAGGAGCGGAACGCCCTGTGGACGGGGGCAGGGGCAGGTACCGGGGCGGGGTCGGGCCGGCTGGCCGTGATCGACTTCGAGCGGTCCCGGTACGCGCCCGCCGTACAGGACTTCGTACGGCTGGCCTGCGGGCCCTGGCAGGACCGCCCCGACCTGCGTGACGCGTTTTTCCACGGGTACGGACGCACCCTCACCGACGCCGAACGCCAGGCGCTGACGTGTCTGGCCGCGCTCGACGCGGTGAGCGGTCTGGCGTACGGGCCGGCGCACGGCGATCACGAGGTGACCGAGCGGGGAACGCGCACGCTGGAGCGGCTGGAGCGGGGGCTTTTCGTATGA
- a CDS encoding MazG nucleotide pyrophosphohydrolase domain-containing protein, whose product MLPSPAALVREFHRAFGLDARTTPAEIPEQLAAHRQELLDEEVGEVAEASREGALDHLAHELADVVYVAYGTALVHGIDLDAVIAEIHRANMTKLGPEGRPVLRADGKVLKGDHYRAPDVAAVLRRQGWTGGER is encoded by the coding sequence GTGCTTCCTTCCCCCGCCGCTCTGGTCCGCGAATTCCACCGGGCCTTCGGCCTCGACGCCCGTACGACTCCGGCCGAGATCCCCGAGCAACTCGCCGCACACCGGCAGGAGTTGCTGGACGAGGAGGTCGGCGAGGTCGCGGAGGCGTCCCGTGAGGGGGCCCTGGACCACCTCGCCCACGAACTGGCCGACGTCGTCTATGTCGCGTACGGCACCGCGCTGGTCCACGGCATCGATCTCGACGCGGTGATCGCGGAGATCCACCGGGCCAACATGACCAAGCTGGGCCCGGAAGGGCGCCCGGTCCTGCGCGCCGACGGCAAGGTGCTCAAGGGGGACCACTACCGGGCGCCGGACGTGGCGGCGGTGCTGCGCCGACAGGGGTGGACGGGTGGGGAGAGGTAG